The Saliniramus fredricksonii genome segment AGGGCGAGGGCGAAGGTGAGCGGATCACCCAGAAAGACGAGGCCGAACACCGCGACCTGCATGGGCTCGGTCTTTACATAGGCAGTGATCACGGAGAAGGAGCGCGCGCGCATCGCGGCCAGCATCAGGGCAGTCGCCCCGATCTGCGTCAGCGCTCCCATCAGGGCGAAGCCCCAGAAACCGGGACCGGGGGAGGGGATGCGCTCGCCGGTGGCGAATCCGACGAGGACGAGGAAGACGATCGCGAAGGGGAGGCCGAAGAGGAAGCGCACCTGTGTCGCGCCCATGGTGCCGATCGTCTGAGTGAGACTGCGCTGCATGGCGTTGCGCGCCGTCTGCGCTGCCGCAGCCGCCAGCGTCGCCGGTATCCAGAGCCAGACGAGATCCATGAAAGCGCTTCCCCGATGAGACGGGTCCGTCATAGCGGGCTGATCGCGCCATTTGAAGCGATCCGGCGCAGGCTGCGCGCCCATTCCGGCTGCGTCTTATCGCGATCAGCCGGTCGCGCTTGCGGCATTTCGCCATCGCCTGGCGATCGGCGCGGTATCAGGCATGGGGAGGCAGATTTCGCCACGCTTTCGCCACGCGGCGGGTTTTTGCGATCATGGCGGCTGAGGCATCGTGCACGGTGCCTTCATTGCAAGGCGCCTTCATGCAAGGCGGCGGGCCTCTATGCAAGCATGGCTGATACGGCGTACAGTTCAATGGTTGCGCATGATGAGGGCTGTGGATTCGCGCTTGATGGCGGCTTCTCCCCCATGCGTATGGTGGGCATTGGGGATCAGGACAAGATGGCGAGAATTGTGGTTCTCCTGATCGCGGTGATTGTCACCGTGTTCCCGGTCGAGCGGGCTGATGCCGACGAGCGGCCCGAATGGGTCGCGGGCACACCGGCACTGGTGGCCGATCTCGATAGCGGGCGGGTGCTGTATTCCCAGAATCCGACGCTGCCCTGGTATCCGGCCTCGCTCACCAAGCTGATGACGGCTTATGTGGCCATGGACGAGGCGCGCAACGGGCGCGTGCGCATGGATGACATGTTCACCGTCTCGGCCCGCGCCGCAGGCGAGCCGCCCTCGAAGATGGGTTTCTCGCCTGGCACGCAGATCCGCCTCGACAATGCGCTGCTGATCATCATGGTGCGCTCGGCCAATGACGTCGCCACCACCATTGCCGAGGGGATTGCCGGATCGGTCGATGATTTCGTCGCGATCATGAATTTTCACGCGGCGCGGCTGGGCATGCACGACACCTATTTCACCAATGCCCACGGCCTGCCCGATGCCCGCAAGCGCACGACAGCGCGCGACATGGCGATCCTCGCCCGCGCGCTCTACCGCGAATTCCCCGAGCAACGCGACCTGTTCGGACTCGATTCGATCCGTTACGGCAGTTCCACCATGCGCAACCATAACGGCCTGATCGGGCGTTATGCGGGAACGACGGGGATGAAGACCGGCTATATCTGCTCTTCCGGCTTCAACGTGGTGGTCACCGCAGAGCGGCGCGGGCGCCGGCTGGTGGCGATCGTGATGGGTGCACCTTCGTCGGCGGAGCGCACGATCAGGTCGGCTGCGCTGCTCGAACACGGTTTCTCGCGGCTGGGCTGGGGCGGGACCACACTGGAAGCCCTGCCGCGTCAAGGCGGGATCGCCCCGCCCGATCTGCGCCCGGTGACCTGCGGGCGCAACCCGCCTTCCTCGATCACCCTGCCGCAGGCGGGTACGGAGCGCTTCGCCTTTGCCGGCGGTTCAGGTTCCTCGCCGCTTCTGCCGCAGGTCGACCTGCCAGACCGACCTCCCGCCAATCCCGTACGGGTCTGGACCGGAGCAACGCCGCCGGGCGCGCAAGAGCCTGTTCCCGCGCCTGCCGCAGCCGCGCGCGCCGCCGCGTCCGTGCCCCTGCCGCCGCCGCGTCCTTTCTGATCGCGCCGGTCCCCTCACGCGTGATGTCATTCCACCACGATCTTGTAACTCCGGCCCGGCGTGATCGCGGCATCGGCGTCGAGTCCGTTGAGAACCCGGAATACCGAGACGCTCTGTCGGGCCCCGGTCATCCGGCGGGCCATGGAGGCGACATCGTCGCGTGATCCGGCGCGATGGATGCGGATGCGCGGCGGCTGGAAAGCGGCGATATCGCGGGCGCTCATGGCCCTTATGCTCGACAGGGTTTCCTCGAACAGCCGATCGGCTGCGCCGTCCTGCGGGCGATGGGCGAAGATCAGCCGGTAGATTCCCCCATCATGGCGCAGGGCTGCGATGCGAAAATGCCAGTCCTGCCCCTGCGAGCGCGCCGTCGCGGTCTCGAGACCATTGACTGTGAGGCGGCGCACATCCTCCGCCGTGAGATCGTCGGTCCAGGTCGAGGCGAGTACGGATTCGAGATCCTGCCCCGGCTCGGCCTCCACGAGATCGAAGAGAATGCGTCGCGATTCATCAGCGGAGCTGCCGAGCACGGCGCGCGAGGAATTGTCGAGGGCAAAACCCTCCGGCGCGCTGAAGCCGATGCGCAGCCGTCCGTGCACATAGTGACGCCCGCCGCGCACCAGCCCGTCAGCGGCACCGTCCCCGAAGGTCGTGCCGTCGATCGCGGCGAGGTAAACGTCGCGCCCGCGCGCATCGCCCGCACCGGCCCGCTCGGCGAGCTGGCGCGCGAGCACCCGTGCGGCATCGATACGTTGGCCGGTGGCGGGATGCGTGGCGAACATGTCATAGGCGCTCTGCTGCATTTGCGCCCCGGTTCGTACCTGCGACAACCCCTCCCAGCGCTCCAGCGAACCGAGGAATCGCGTCGCGCCGTAAGGGTCATAGCCCGCGCGGGCGAGGGTGGCGATGCCCTCGGCATCCGCCTCGAATTCCTGTTCGCGCGAGAAACGGGCGATATCCACACGTGAGGCGGCGCGGACATTTTCCACCGCACGCTGATCACGCAGCACATCCGCGACGACGCGGGCGACAAGATCGGACCGCATCTGCAATTCGGACCGCGTCGAGGCATGCCGCAGCGTCACATGGGCGATTTCATGCGCCATCACCGCCGCGATCTCGGCGCTGTCATTGGCCAGCGCGATCAGTCCGCGCGTGACGTAGAGGCGTCCGTCGGGCAGGGCGAAGGCGTTGACGGCGGGCGAATCGAGGATCGTCACCCGGATGCGCAGATCGGGCTGAGGGGTGGCCGGGATCAGATCGTCGACGATGCCGTTGAGCAGGCGGCGCAGGCGCGGTGAATCGTATTCGCCGCCGAACGTCGCCACGAGTTGCGCATGCTCGCGCGCCTGCGCCGTATCAAGCGCCGCGACGAGGGGGGCTTGCGTATTGGCCGAGAAGACGCTGCCCGTCCCTGCGCCGACGCAACCCGCGAGCATGAATGCCGCAGCGGAAATCGCGGCAAGTCGCGACAGGCTTCGCTTGATCGGTTTCACGGAATTCCACATGGCCGGCTGCTAAGCATCACGGGGATGGCCCCGTCTCCAGATCCTCGATGAATGCGGCAATTGCAAGTTCGATTGCCGGCCCTCGCCAGTCCAGCATTACACCGCGCACGCGAATTCGTCGACCACTCAGATAGTCGGCATCGATGCCCCTTTCCAGCAAGTCCCGCCAGATCTCCTCGGGAATGATCACGGTGAATCCGCCCCGCCAGCGACGGGAGAAATCGAGATAGGTGGCCCGAGCGCGTTCCCCGACGCTGACGACGCGCCCTTCGACGATGACATTCTCCCCCGCGCGGGCTGCGAGCGCGTCGGGATCATGCGCTGACAGGGGCCGGTTGGCGGGCTCGGCCCAGATTCCGCGCCGCGCCGCACGGGCACGCGCTTCACGCACCAGCAGCGCGGGATCGCACAAATCCGACCCCGGGCCCGGATCGACCCGCGCGAGACCGGCATCGATCAGCACATGCGCGAGCGGGCGTCCGTCATCGAGGAGGGCCTGCACGGGAAGGCGGCCCCAGCGATCGGGCTGCGCATCGGCGAGGCGGCGAAAGGCGGGGCGCTCGCGCGCGATCAGGGTCTCGGCGGCGGCGATATCCGAGACGCGCAGATCAATCAGACGCATTGCCGTGTCGTCGGCAGTGAGCGGATTGCCGTGGCGATCGAGGCCAGTGAGATACGCGCCGGGTTCGGCGGAGGCGAGGCGGCAGCGCTCCTGCGCCATGGCGGGCGCGGTTGCGGTCAGGATGAGCGCGAAGGCCGCGGCTGCGCAAAGCTCAAGACGCCACATTCTGCCAGCCCGCATCACGCAATGCGCCCCGGTAGGTCTTGCCGACGGGGATCTCAAGCCCGTTCTCAAGCTGCAGCAGCAGGCGCGTGCCATCGCGCTTGACGCCCGTCACCGCTTCGCGCGCAACCCACCATGAGCGATGCACGCGCAGCCCCTCCACATCGGAAAGCTCTTCCTCGGCATCGCTCATCCGCATCAGGATGATGTCGGAGCCCTTGTCGGTATGGATGCGCAGATAGTGATCCTCCATCTCCAGACAAAGCAGACGCCCCGTCAGGCCCGCAGGGAAGCGCCGGCGAAAGCGCGTATCCGGGGCAGGGGGCGGGATATTGGCATCGTTGCGCGGCATGGCGCGCGCGTCCTCGCGCAGGCCCGCTTCCTCGCGCAGGCGCGCCTCCTCCATGCGCCGTTCGGCTTCGAGCGCTTCGCCCTCGGCTGCGGCTTCGCTGGTGGCGCCGCCCAGATTGTTGAAGGCGAGGCTGAAGACGAGGATCACGACGAAGACCTGCCACAGGGTCTGACCGAGGCTGATCTGCACGCCCGGCATCATCAATTGGGTGACGACGATCACCACGGCGGTCGCCGGCAGGGCCACGATGAGCGCCGCGATTGCCGGTATGGTCAGATTGGGACGCGGCAGGCGCCCGGCAAGCGCGCGTTCCAGAAAACGGGTGACGAGGTCGCTCTGCAGCCAGATCAGCCCGATTACCGTGAACCAGTAGAGCGCGCGGGCCGGCGTCTCCAGCGCTTCATAGGTGCCGAAGGGCCCCAGCGCGGTCATCAGCGCAGCCGCGAAAGCCGCGCCCGCAAGTGAACGCAGCGCTTCCTTTTTGGCCGGATCGTCGAACCATTCACGCATCGTGAACGGAAACTAGCACGCTTTCACGCAGTTTTGGCTACCCTTGCCGAAAGCCGCTTTGCTTGGCTGCGCGGGCATCGGCATCACCGTCGCGGAACCCGACGCCGGGATCGGCGTCAAGACGATCAATGGATGAAGGAGAACGCGATCATGTCTGCCAATCCACCCGCCCGCGTCCGCGTTGCCCCCGTCAGCGGCACTGAACGCATCGCCACGCTCGATATCCTGCGCGGCTTTGCCCTGTTCGGGATTCTGGTGATGAACATCCAGGCCTTCGCCATGATCGCGGCAGCCTATATCAACCCGCCGGCCGTAGCGCCGACGGGCACCGCCGAATACGCGATCTGGCTGGTTTCGCATGTCTTCTTCGACAAGAAATTCATCACGCTCTTCACCATGCTGTTCGGCGCCGGCATCGTTTTGATGACGCAGCGTGCGCAAGCCGCCGGCAACGGCGCGCTCGCCCTGCATTACCGGCGCATGCTCTGGCTGCTCGTGATCGGGCTGATCCACGCCTATCTGATCTGGTATGGCGATATCCTCACCGCCTATGCGCTGATCGGCATGGTCGCGGTCTTCATGCGCCACTGGTCGCCACGCCGGCTGGTGATCGCCAGCCTCGTGCTGCTCGCCCTGCAGCAGGGCGTGTTTGCACTGATCGGCGCCGGGATCACCATGCTGCCGCCGGAGGAGATCGCGATCATCGCCGACGAGAGCTGGCTTGCGACCGGCAGTTATGCGCTCGCGGAGATCGAAGCCTATCGCGGCAGCTATGCCGAGCAGCTCGCCATGAGGG includes the following:
- a CDS encoding M48 family metalloprotease → MWNSVKPIKRSLSRLAAISAAAFMLAGCVGAGTGSVFSANTQAPLVAALDTAQAREHAQLVATFGGEYDSPRLRRLLNGIVDDLIPATPQPDLRIRVTILDSPAVNAFALPDGRLYVTRGLIALANDSAEIAAVMAHEIAHVTLRHASTRSELQMRSDLVARVVADVLRDQRAVENVRAASRVDIARFSREQEFEADAEGIATLARAGYDPYGATRFLGSLERWEGLSQVRTGAQMQQSAYDMFATHPATGQRIDAARVLARQLAERAGAGDARGRDVYLAAIDGTTFGDGAADGLVRGGRHYVHGRLRIGFSAPEGFALDNSSRAVLGSSADESRRILFDLVEAEPGQDLESVLASTWTDDLTAEDVRRLTVNGLETATARSQGQDWHFRIAALRHDGGIYRLIFAHRPQDGAADRLFEETLSSIRAMSARDIAAFQPPRIRIHRAGSRDDVASMARRMTGARQSVSVFRVLNGLDADAAITPGRSYKIVVE
- a CDS encoding DUF418 domain-containing protein, encoding MSANPPARVRVAPVSGTERIATLDILRGFALFGILVMNIQAFAMIAAAYINPPAVAPTGTAEYAIWLVSHVFFDKKFITLFTMLFGAGIVLMTQRAQAAGNGALALHYRRMLWLLVIGLIHAYLIWYGDILTAYALIGMVAVFMRHWSPRRLVIASLVLLALQQGVFALIGAGITMLPPEEIAIIADESWLATGSYALAEIEAYRGSYAEQLAMRVQHSLAMQFFGIPTEQFFYLLGVMALGMAAFKSGLLTGEWSNRAYTRLAAIGLALGLPLVALGLVMNENAGWEMTFSLYFGRMPNTLAAPLLALAYTALVILAARRFGPAMQALFAPVGRMAFSNYLAQSIICTLIFYGHGLGLFMEVGRVGQILIVLAIWIAMPLWSRAWLARFRFGPAEWLWRSLVYRKAQPMLRRASVAAAG
- a CDS encoding D-alanyl-D-alanine carboxypeptidase family protein, translated to MARIVVLLIAVIVTVFPVERADADERPEWVAGTPALVADLDSGRVLYSQNPTLPWYPASLTKLMTAYVAMDEARNGRVRMDDMFTVSARAAGEPPSKMGFSPGTQIRLDNALLIIMVRSANDVATTIAEGIAGSVDDFVAIMNFHAARLGMHDTYFTNAHGLPDARKRTTARDMAILARALYREFPEQRDLFGLDSIRYGSSTMRNHNGLIGRYAGTTGMKTGYICSSGFNVVVTAERRGRRLVAIVMGAPSSAERTIRSAALLEHGFSRLGWGGTTLEALPRQGGIAPPDLRPVTCGRNPPSSITLPQAGTERFAFAGGSGSSPLLPQVDLPDRPPANPVRVWTGATPPGAQEPVPAPAAAARAAASVPLPPPRPF
- a CDS encoding LytTR family DNA-binding domain-containing protein → MREWFDDPAKKEALRSLAGAAFAAALMTALGPFGTYEALETPARALYWFTVIGLIWLQSDLVTRFLERALAGRLPRPNLTIPAIAALIVALPATAVVIVVTQLMMPGVQISLGQTLWQVFVVILVFSLAFNNLGGATSEAAAEGEALEAERRMEEARLREEAGLREDARAMPRNDANIPPPAPDTRFRRRFPAGLTGRLLCLEMEDHYLRIHTDKGSDIILMRMSDAEEELSDVEGLRVHRSWWVAREAVTGVKRDGTRLLLQLENGLEIPVGKTYRGALRDAGWQNVAS